Below is a genomic region from Leucobacter exalbidus.
AGGCGCTCACCCGATGCGATCCAGCTGCTGTTCACGGCGTGCTCGCGTGCCGCGGCGCCCATACGCTCGAGGCGTTCGGCGTCGCCCAGCAGGTTGGCGACCTCGGTCGCCCATACCTGCGGGTCATCTCCGGTCACCAGTACACCAGTCGTGCCGTCGATGACGGCTTCGCGCAGGCCACCGGTGGCGCGGGCGATCACGGGAACGCCTGAGGCCGCGGCCTCGAGGGCGACGAGGCCAAAGGTTTCGGAGTGCGAGGGCACGACCATGATCGTCGCCGCGCGAATGCGCTCGGCGAGCTCTGAACGGCGCAGCGCACCATCAAAGGCGGTGGTGCTGAGCATGCCGTGGCGCGCGACGGCCTCGTGCAGACCCTGCGCGTACTCGTCGCCATCGGGCGGCGGTGCACCCACGAGGCGCAGCACCGGGCGGGTTTCGGCGGGCATGAGCGCAATGGCCTCGATGATCAGGTCGAATCCCTTGAGGGGGTGCAGCCGGCCCACGACGATCACTTCGGGGCGGCCGCCGCGCTTCAGCCAGTCGCGCTGTTCGGCGCAGACGGTGGTGACGCACGGGTAGAACAGCTCGGTATCGACGCCCAGGGGCACAACTCGAATTTGATCCGGATCGCCACCCAGGCGGTCGATCACGGTCTGCCGTTCGGCTTCGCTCACCGCGATGATGAGGTCGGCTTCGCTGGCAAGAAGTTTCTCGCCCGCGAGGCGCCCCGGGGACTCGGGGCGTTCGCCGTCGGTCAGCGGCGAATCGGGCTCGGCCGCGATGGAGTGGTAGCTCTGCACGAGCGGAATCTTGCGGCCGCGCGCCACCGACAGCGCAGCGATGCCTGAGAACCAGTGCTCGGCGTGGAGCAGGTCGACGGGGTCAAGCTCGAGTTCGGCGTCAAGCAGGTGGCCGAACTCGTCCATCACTGCTTCGT
It encodes:
- a CDS encoding glycosyltransferase; translated protein: MNSAALTIGFVMLHTSPLDIPGTKDAGGMNVVVQAQAEALARAGHDVRIYTRRSDAAVPKRVEVQPGLAVIHLDAGPARLLAKGEHEAVMDEFGHLLDAELELDPVDLLHAEHWFSGIAALSVARGRKIPLVQSYHSIAAEPDSPLTDGERPESPGRLAGEKLLASEADLIIAVSEAERQTVIDRLGGDPDQIRVVPLGVDTELFYPCVTTVCAEQRDWLKRGGRPEVIVVGRLHPLKGFDLIIEAIALMPAETRPVLRLVGAPPPDGDEYAQGLHEAVARHGMLSTTAFDGALRRSELAERIRAATIMVVPSHSETFGLVALEAAASGVPVIARATGGLREAVIDGTTGVLVTGDDPQVWATEVANLLGDAERLERMGAAAREHAVNSSWIASGERLVEAYSLACAGRTA